TacactgcagaaagctgcttcactgcacagaaacttgccagtgtagacaaggccttcgtTGTAACActtattctctctccctctgagtACTGACTGACTTATTTTCATCAGATCCCCTGGTTAGCCATCCTCAAATCTGAAAGATTATTTTCTATTGGTATGAAACTACCATCATACTTGATCCAACACGCCAATGAAAGAGAGCAAACAAACTCACTTATTAGAACAACTCTGTGaagatttcaaattaaattttctctctcctaGTCTATCAATTTACCAGATTTTTACTTTCACTTCTAACCTTCAGAACGCCTCTAGCTTAGATAGAATGGGGCACAGTCCATGCTGCAGCTCTGGAGAAACATAGCAAAAGTGCTGCTTAGTAGGGGGTTTGGAGTGAGGAGCAAAGGTCATTTTAGTGCCATCTGGATTCTAGCTTTGAAAAGGGCCCTGGTGTAAATTAAAGCAGTGCCTAGGACTGGCAGCCTTTTCACAGCTGCCCATGGGTTGCACCACAGCCCAGAATCCCAATAATGTCATTGCTGCATGCTATGGGCATACCTCCTTCTTTCCTTAATCCACCCTGTCTCACTGCCAGTCCTACCCCCAGCACACCCCCTATGCCAGGGCTTGAAAGGGGAGACAGAATAGGGCTGCTTGTGTTGTCTTATGCTACTCCTTTACTAGACAAATACTTCCCCACGCCAGCCTGTTGCAGTTCCTTTACTGCCTACATATGCCACTCCTGGAATCAGCTCCCGTCTAATCTAAGAACCAAGATTTAGAGAATTGCCTTCACTCAAAAATAGGCCCAGAGATTGTCTCTGATCATGCACCatttcaggggggagggagatgaaGTAGAGAAGAGGAGGAAACTTTGATTGAGGGAGGGATAGAAATTTCCTGGGCAAAAGAGGCTTTATCCTGCCACACTGAGTGCATCTTGCAAGGTGCAGAGTCTCCTCAGCTCCTATTAAAACCTATAGCGGTGGAGATTGCTGAGCCCCACATAGGGCTCAAACCCTGTGTCTCAACCCATATAATGAATATCTTGAATTCAGTAAGAATTCCATATATCTGGATGTACAACATGCACACCCATGTGCCAAAGAAATCCTGCAGTATGTGTGCTTCAATCAGACAGGATATAATAATCTGAGATCTATTTAGATACTGTTGCTTATAAAAGGGATGCATGAAATGTATCCATTTTGCTCCTTCACAATATAAAAGAATGACCATGTAGCATGTTTCGGACACATCTCAGACagaatagaattaaaaaaaaaacgaaacTACTTGGTATGCCAAGAGATGTGACAAGCAGAATATGTaattatttactcctgggggaattctgcatcactctGCAGAATTTGTGTCCCCCTGCAGATTCTTTTTCTCAGttagaatgtattttctgcagagaggCATTGCAGTTACATGTTTTGCCCACTAGGGGCCACTGTGGTGCCAGAAGAGAGTGAAGCCAACTCACCGGCCATAGCAGTGAGCTACAgcggaaggaaggaagaggaggctgcGTTCCTCAGAGTGCCCTGCCcacaggcaggggcggctccaggcaccagaacagcaagcgcgtgcctgggacggcaagccgCCGGGGGCAGCATGctggttgctgtgagggcagcagtcaggcagccttcggtggcatgcctgcgggaggtccgccagtcccacggcttcagcggcaattcggcagcaggtacgccaaaggcgtGGAACTGGCAGATCAACCACAGAACCGCCGCCAAATCcgtgtgaccagcggaccgcccgcaggcatgccaccaaaggccgcctgactgccatgcttggggtggcaaaaaacatagagccgctcCTGCCCGCAGGGCCAGATCAGGAGGCATATATGTGGGGGTGTTAACAgagtggggcacatggggctgctgggggatcaCAAACttgggttcagaagggctagtgtgGGGACAGACTGGGATggaggctgaatgggagtggggctgcagggccACAGGAGGatgagggggaggagggctgcagggggaaatgggacagatgtgcctgactgaatgggagaggctaggggtcagccagggtctgcatgggggaagctccccaATAACCCTCCCACCCCTAAAacacctgttccatacttctctcaCCCATACCCAGCAGCCCTCCAAGTTCATTACCAGGCTCTTTCCCTCTTCCTCaactcctctgttacccctgactcccacaagtctttgcactgcttctgaggggtgcaggaaatatggttctgtattatAATTTAAATCCGTAATTCTCAACCGGGGTACAAagaggtcttccatggggtacatcaactcatctagatacttgcctagttttacaacaggctacataaaaagcattagcgaagtcagtacaaactaaaatttcatacgactgctctatatactatacattgaaatgtaatgtgtgtgtgtgtgtgtctgtatatatatatatatatatatatatatatatatatatatatatatgtatacaccaGTTGATTTatagttactgaaaaattgcatacttatttttattatataatacAGAAGTGTCATGGCACgctatttttgtctgattttgtaagcaagtagtttgcTTACTCCCAAGTTtatgaagtgaaacttgggagtacgcaagacaaatcagaccccgGAAAGGGatgtacagtagtctggaaaggttgagagccactggtttaaatgaattactcaatgtttgtattaatatgcctagtaaggaatcttgGTCAAAAAAcgtttcctgaatctttttgttgttgttgtctgtattgttacagacatagttgctgacaggtattttgaaataaattaccaaaataattgaaattggcatgattatattgtgttattttgacaaaatatgttgaattttgcagaactttaaaaatattgtgcgcagaatttttaattttttgtgcagaattcccccagggagTAGTAACTGAAAAAAGATGAGCATTTAGAGTCAGTTCTTCAGCTGAGGTGAGCTGGTGTGATGGCTGTTGTGACTTCAACTGAGTGGTGTTGATTTATATCTGGTGAGGATCTGCCTGAAACAAAAAGGGATGATTGCACTCTCCAAGTGCAAAGCAGCACGAGCTGAGGGATGTGTAGTGGGCCAGGACAAAGTCCCTGGAAAGAATGGAATAGTTTCTCAGTTGGTGGAAAGGCACCAAtttacattgacttcattggaactatgcagatttacacaagctgagaaaCTATCAGGAAGGAAAAAATTGGGACCACACTAAGTCAGCAAGTATGGGTTCGAAACACGTATTTAGCAGTTTCTCAGATATTTTGCCTAAATGGTTTATTCTAGTGCAAACGTAATGGAGCAACCATGCTGGACAAGGCAGGATATTTTACTCACTTTTATCTGACAACTGGGGTATTGATTTCTTTAGTGTGGAGgccaaatcaacatagctccactgatgtaGGCCTATTTACAGCCATCCGAGGGATCTGGTCCCTAGATATCTATTTAAGTACGGTACATACTAGTCATCAGACACTTTACTGCACCCTCATGTTCTTCACTGCAGAACAAGAGTACTCCTGGTGAAGTCAAACATAGCTCCAACTCTGCCAAATGGTTTTTCCATTTTAACTTCAGGCAGCCTTTGTTTTTGCACCTCCCAAGACCTTCCCTGCTCAGCACTAGATCATTAGCCGGGGGCTGAGAGTGGGGGTCAAGTCACAGAACCACCTAAGCTCAGGCTCAGACTTTTCTCTTTAATTTCCCAACATTCTTTATTTCAACCACGGCGCAGAACCGAAGTCTCACCTGGAGGCATCTCCACGTGTCGCTGCCCGAAGGGCGCAGGAAGTGCGTCACCCACCGCTGGCTTTCAAAACCAGGCTGAGAAGCAGGTGCAGGGAAACTTAAGCGAAACTCAGTCCTCTGCTAATGCTCGAACGCGGCCCGCGGCCCCTGGTCCCGAGCTGGCGCCTGCCTCGGGCGCTAGAGTGACTGGCCCTGCGCCGCAGCGTAGTCCCGGCGGGACCGAGTGCCCGGAGCTCAGGCTCTAGCCCGCTCTCCGCACCTGCCGGGCGGGGACCCGAGGTGCAAGTGGGGATCAGCCGGACTCCAGCGGCGCgaggcgggcgggcgggcggggggagggtccTTCCCTCAGCGCGCCGCGGGCTGCGagtccccccccccggggcgcaGGGGGGAGTGTGAGGTGTCTGGGGCGGACTGTAGCGGGctgggagccccccaccccccggggcgCAGGGGGGAGTGTGAGGTGTCTGGGGCGGGCTGTGGCGGGCTGCGagtcccccaccccccggggcgCTGGGCGGGAGTGTGAGGTGTCTCGGGCGGACTGTAGCGGGCTGGGAGTCTCCCACCCCCCGGGGCGCTGGGCGGGAGTGTGAGGTGTCTCGGGCGGACTGTAGCGGGCTGGGAGCCCCCCCCNTGTGGCGGGCTGGGAGTCTCCCACCCCCCGGGGCGCAGGGGGGAGTGTGAGGTGTCTGGGGCGGACTTTGGCGGGCGCGAGCCccgtgggggcgggggcgggggtttCCGCGGGGCTGAAGCAGCAGCTGACCGGAGCCTCTctcggaagggggggggggcttcgcCCAGGAGCCTTGACGTAACCTAGAGGGACCGCGCGCCCCCCTTCTTAAGGAGCGACGGGAGCCGCCACAAGCCCGGGCAGCGACGGGAGCCGGGCGCCACCGGGCTGGAGTCGGACTCGGCGGCTGGCGGAGGTAAGGGGCTGCGGGGCACGGGACAGACTCCAGCACCCCGGACAGCGCCGGCCGGGCCCCGGGAGCGGCGCGCGCCACAGGGGACGGGAGCCCCAGGGCGCAGCTGGCGCCTGGCTCCGGGTGTCCCCGCTCGGGGCTCCCCGCGGCTGCCCTCACGGCTCCGCTCCGGCTAGGCGCTGCGGGGTGGTGCCACGGCTGCAAACAGCCTGTGTCAGGGCGGGGAGCCCGGTAGCTGCAGCCGCCCGTAGCGCCTGCTGGCCCCGGGCTCGCCCAGGAGAGCCCGCGGGTGTTCGCCGGCAGCCCGGTGTTCGCCGGCAAGGAGCGGCCCCGAGCCCCGCCTGGGCAGGGGGCGGCTGGACACAGCTTTCGCTCCCGGGGGACGGGAAACGTGCACCCGCTGGGGGGAAACCTGCAGCTGAAGCAACTCGTTGCCCCGGGCTGGGAAGTCTGCCCTTCGCCCGCGCTCAGCACTCGCCTGCTGTTCTAGTGCTGGCGTTATGCTAAAGGTGACAAACGCGGGACGCGGATGTGCACACAGCTCTTCACCCCACTTCCCCACGCATGGCCTCTCGAGAGCTGGGTGTTTGTCCCATCGCGATCCCGGGGGCCAGTATAGACCAGTTCCTTCGGTTTAGATTTATTGACCTCGGGCTCTGGAGTCTTAAAATATAGAACTGTTACAAAAGGCTACTGCAATGTAGACAGCCACTACTTCTGACCCGACATATTTACTGTAGGTCGATGGGAACATTTTGAGCAGCATTGTTTAACCATTCATGGGAAAATAAGCACACCGATGAGAAGCTTCAATCTACACTATACAACTTGCATACAACTCTTGTCACTTGGCTGACAACTAAATACTCAACCCCTTTGCTGTTTATGGAGAAGGTAGAGTACTCTGCGCTTGAGGCAAAGACCCTCTTCATATAAATGCATGCTCTGAGTAGAAGCCAGAACAAAAGATCACCTCAGAAATACCTTTAACGCCAAAGGGCCAAAAGAGCAATTACTTTGGGGACAAGCACCTTAACTCCAGTTAAGCTGCAATAGCTATGGGGATTTATGCTACTataaaatttggccccaaatcttTCCATTTTGGAAGAGGGCATCTTCTCTGATGAAATCATCTAGCTCCTCAATGAGATGTAGCTACCAACAGAATTTGTCAAGAGAGTATTTGGTGAATATTTCCCTGTCATCACTAGGGATGGTTttctcaatattttcattttgagaGATTTGATTTAAGTGTAAGTATTTGTTATGTTCAGTGTCTAGGCTGATAAAAGGATCTCACTTCTTTTATCTGAATCATATTATATGGATGCTACAAGTTAATAGGCTGAAATATATAACACAAATCATTCTCTCTTCCTAAAGTTTTTCTAAATTTCAAAATAATGGAAGGATTTGAAAGAAAGTCCTAGAGGATGCAAACAGcatgtttggggtggagggtaatcAGAACTCCATGTAAAGACTAGACTTCAGGGAATTTTCCTCCAGTTatttttagagctggttgaaattttccatgaacatttctgaaaaagTGTAAAAATATTCACCATTTTTTCCCAAACAAATGAAGCTACTAAGACTCGTATATCTTAGTTTACATCCATCATCTGGATGGGACTGGCTTTTTGGGAATAGATAAAGCAATTTACCTCTAAATCATCAATTAAAATTAGCCCAGGGTGGTAGTGACCAAAGAGTACTTATTTAATTGCTGTCTCGTGGGTAATGTAGGCTAACATAGACTTATGGAAGAGTTTCCAAGTGCAAAAACTAAACAGGTGTTACAATGGCTGATCAGTATGGCTACGTACACCAGATTGCTCTCCACCGAGATGACAGCACATCCCTTAACGGGACATCAACTTAACTATCACACTTCTGCATGAAGTATTTATATTACTGTCAGCATCTGAGATTACTAGAACTGAAGGAGAAAAATACTCTCTTTATGGGGAAGCATTGAGGCCTAGTAAGTTGGCCtacttgtgactcagtttccctatctataaaacagggataaaaatacacctactttgtaaagtgctgtgagatttaCAGGTTAAGAGAACTAGCTATTATGTACATTTTTATCTAATCAGTTCACTATTTAGCCTGCATTATGGTCAATCTCTTACACAGCTTTTGGTTGTGTGACTCTTTCCTGTTaaatgagaggttttttttagaaaataaagtgTAAATAAAGCCAAATATTGTTAGGGGAATCAGAGGCAGATGTAGCACCTGAATGACTTTAAACtcatgaaaaaagcaacaaagagtcctgtggcaccttaaagactaacagatgtgttggagcattagctttcgtgggtgaattcattcacccacgaaagcttatgctccagtacatctaTTAGTCcttaagatgccacaggactctttgttgctttttacagatccagactaacatggctacccctctgatactttaaattcatgcttttttttttaactgactagATTTGAAGTTGACAAAGTCAGAGCAAATGGTACAGATTGCactacatcaggggtaggcaacctatggcacacgtgccaaaggcggcaggtgagctgattttcagcggcactcacactgcctgagtcctggccaccggtccggggcgctctgcattttaatttaattttaaatgaagcttcttaaatattttaaaaaccttatttattttgcatacaccaatagtttagttatatattctagacttatagaaagagaccttctaaaacattaaaatgtattactggcacgtgaaaccttaaattagagtgaataaatgaagactcggcaccccacttctgaaaggttgccgaaccctgcaCTACATAGTAAGAGTGGGAGTGGTAATGGGGAAGGGCCTCACTGAAAGCATCCTAAGATCACCACCAAAGCTCAGCTGTGGAGACTGACCATAAAGAGTATTCAATCAACACATACCTACAGCAATAGAGTATAGGGCAGGAGGTGCTCTTGGAGACCGGGTAGCTTCAGTCTCAGGCTGAAGATGAGGAGGGTCCAGTTTGTATTAGACAGGCATCAACTTCATAAAACTACCACCATCGTGGTGTGAGCTGGCCTGGCACTTCATTGAGGGCAGGGTTTCTTACAGCTGCAGGACGGTGTAGGAAAGCTTGTGTTGCCCTTTTTCTGTTGATAAAATGTAGGACTTCAGATCCAGGGTTATCAAACTAGAGTTTTTTATGGGCACCTAATTCACTTTATAAATTGCTGTAAATCTCTAAAATGTTAAGTCTCATTAGGGTGTAAatacccctcctcctctctctctctctcctccttccctccccatccttctGTACCCAAACCAAGTAGCAGGGCTGAATGCTGGGGAGGAATCTTAGTCCCAAGACATGGAACTTCTCCTAAGAGGTCTTAGCAGACACCCTCCAATGGAGGGAGGGTCCAATATCAGCACCCCTGTTCTTTCCCTGCACCCCGCTAAAGCTGCATGCTAGGCCGGAAGTGTATATCCCCTTGCATGACCAGCCCTGATTCCATCCATTCCCCTTACACAGCAGAACAGCACTGTTTATGTTGTCCAGGACACTCTGTACCCTCAAAGGCATGGAAGAGGCCTAGCTATACAAAGCTATGCTGTACCTAGATGTAGTTTCAGAAGTTAGCTTTGGCTCCCTGAGATAAAATATCCAATTATTCCCTGCAGCAATCGGGGCAAGTGATATAACTAGCTGCAATACTTGGAAAAGCAGCTTTGATCACCCATCCAAAAAAACATTTATGGACTATTTCATGGACAGAGTCTGCAATAGAAATGGTGACCTCTAGCAGCATGATCAACTCACAGTAGAAGTTATgaggatttttctttttggtaaacTGTTATCTCCTAATACAGATGCAAGAGCATGTAGTGGATGAAATTGACTAGAGTGGTGATCTTTTGGTGACAGCTGATGGGAAGGTCAGATTTCAGATATTTTCTCTTTGTAGCATATAAACATGTAAGTATCAAATTTCATGATTCTAGCTCAACAGGAAAGTGTCATTGAGTCATCTGTTACAAGGGTGTGTATTTAATATGACCTGCACACTTCATTCCAGAGCCTTTCcaaaaataatatatacacacagttaAACATTATTTTGGAAATGTTCTGAAAGAAATATACTTTGTAAAATATTCCTATTTAAGGCGGTGTTCTTGGCCAATTTACATCAGGGGACAAACTGCTGTTTTAGATAAGAAGAAGTCTTGAATGAGTTTAGTGGATTTAGCTTTCGGGTAATAAACTTGGATGTTTATATCAAATATAATGGAATTGAATTAACAAACAAAGTACACACCaggcttaaggccagaaggggctaaTGCTATTATCTAGGccaacctcctgtataacacaggcggTAGGATTTGATTTCACCCATCCCATTCCTTCATTTAACCCAGTAACATATGAAGGTTAGACAATTTTTCAACTTCTTCTGTTTTTGTGAAGTTTCAGTGACAATGGATCCTGGGAACAGAGGAAGAATTCACTCCGTGAGACTTATCTGCTCTTTGTTAATCATGGGAGTGTTTTGTGTGACTCCTTTCTTCTGCCACAGCCAAAATGATCCACTGGCCCTTGGCCGAGCTGATCCCCAGTGCTGGGAGTTCTCCACAGCTGCCTTGCTGGAGATGAGGAAGCCACGTATTTCTGACTCAGTCAGTGGCTTTTGGGACTTTATGATCTTCCTGAAGTCATCAGAGAACTTGAAGCATGGGGCTTTGTTCTGGGACCTGGCTCAGCTCTTCTGGGATATCTATGTAGACTGTGTGCTCTCCAGAACCCATGGCCTAGGGAGGAGGCAACTGGCGGAGGCTGAACAGAAAATCACAGCTCTGCATTCTCAGCTCACAGAGCAAAAGCAAGGTTATTACTTCTCCTCTATCCAATACATGTACACCTTGTGGTGGAGAAACAGCAGTAGTGTACATAAAAAGCAGACACCAGTAGAGAAATAGGAACAGATGGATGCAAGTTTGAACTGGAGAATGAGAACCATGCAAGGGTTAGCATAAAAACAACTGAGTGCTTGGTGCTGTAAAAGTCAAAGATTAATATGTTCATTAAAGAAGCTTAATCATGCTCAAAAACttctgaatgggagttttgcctgagaaacaACTGCAGATCAGGCCCAATATATGATTGACTTTTCCCACAGGGATCATAAGAAGAGGTAGAAGTGAACCACTTGAAACATGTATGGATACAGACAGGGAAGATAGATAAGTAACCAAACACATAAAGATATATTGCCCCATTAACAGTTTTACTGGGTAATGCCTGGTCTAGGCCAGCCTTACTCACATTCAGTAGTATCCTATTCCTTGAGCAGTCCCACTGGAACCATTGTGGAGTATGATACTAAATATGAGCGCAATTAATTAATATACCGTGAGTAAAGTTTTTTGCCATTAGCTGTCTCCAAGTTCCAGCCAGGGCCTGATTACTGGTAGATCATGTAGACAAAGCTGGGAATCAGGCTGTGTAGAGGCTGTTAGTGTGCACAGgttctttttaaatacatactTTCTGCTTAAGACTGATACCATACATCATGACACTAAGTAGGATGAAGAGATTTTTAGACACAGTCCAGTGCATGCACACTCTTAGAAAAGGAGGGATATTTTACTTCTGTTCTTACTCCTACTCTGTTTTGTGAGTTGTAATCTGATTTCTTAATGCTGTTGACTAACACCAGCTGGTAGTGGTCAGACTACTACAGTGACAGCCTAATTTTTGTTGTAGAACTATCTAAGCTCTCATCCAAGGTCTTGTAGCGTCTTAAAACCACGTTGTTCATATCTGCCTTGCTTAGTCAGTGAAACCAAAAGTCAATTGCTAGAAGGAGATTGCTATCCGCAAATGATATGACGAATTGAATTTCCATTTCTTAAGCATAACAAATTGTGCAAGCTTGATTCTTTAGTTTGAGCTGAACTATTAGCATTTGAATGATTTCATGGACCAATTCTGGGTCTAGATGGGAGAACCAAGGCAACTTTCAGTGGGTTTCTTTGAATATAAAACAATCTTCCAAGTTTCTCCCTTCATACTTCTATTGTATCTTTTCACACTCGGTTGCTACAAACTGAAACGATCCTTGTCTTACTTTTCGAAAATATTTAATGCTGGCTTACACTGTTTAAACCTAACAAACAATAATAGTGTAATATCTGAAGCTGCCTCAGAGCCTTAGTCACAGTAATATCTAGGATATCCCACTATAGTGGTATCAGTCAAACTAGGAAAAACCCTGAATCAATGCAGCTCAGCTCTCAGGCCCGCTGGCTAGAGAAATGGGTGAGGAGTCAGAAGAACTTAgttctattcccaggtctgccaTGAATctgctgtgaccttgggtaagtcacttcacagtgcctcaatttccccagctAGAAAATTGGACTAATGCTACTTCCTTAATAATGTGCCTTGAGGTGTAGGGATCAAGAGAGTTAGGTATTATCAGAGCATCTGATTTGGGTACCAAAAGGTAAGTCTCCTCAGTTTCACTAATTATATCAATATATCTGTTTATCATTAGTAGcgaatagattcatagactttaaggtcagaagggaccattatgatcatctagtctgacctcctgcacaacgcaggccacagaatctcacccatccactcctgtaacaaacccctaacctatgtctgagttattcaagtcctcaaatcgtgttttaaagacctcaaggtgcagagaatcctccagcaagtgacccgtgccccatgctgcagaggaaggcgaaaaatctccaggccctctgccaatctgccctggaggaaaattccttcccgaccccagatatggtgatcagttaaaccctgagcatgtgggcaagactcaccagccagcacccaggaaagaattctctgtagtaactcagatcccaccccatctaacatcccattacAACCATTGGgcctatttacctgctaataatcaaagatcaattaattgccaaaattaggctatcccaccataccatcccctccataaacttatgaagcttagtcttgaagctagatatgtcttttgcccccactactccccttggaaggctgttccagaacttcactcctctaatgtttagaaaccttcatctaatttcaagtctaaacttcctaatgtccagtttatatccatttgttcttgtgtccacattggtactaagcttaaataattcatctccttccctgatatttatccctctgatatatttataaagagcaatcatatctcccctccgccttcttttggttaggctaaacaagccaagctctttgagtttcctttcataagacaggttttccattcctcggatcatcctagtagcccctctctgtacctgttccagtttgaattcatccttcttaaacatgggagaccagaattgcacactgtattccagatgaggtctcaccagtgccttgtataatggtactaacacctccttatctttactggaaatacctcacctgatgcatcccattagcttttttaacagccatatcacattggcggctcgtagtcatcctgtgatcaatcaatactccgaggtccttctcctcctctgttacttccaactgatatgtctccaatttataaccaaaattcttgttattaatccctaaatgcatgaccttgcacttttcactattaaatttcattttattactattcctccagtttacaaggtcatccagatcttcctgtatgatatcccggttcttctctgtattagcaatacctcccagctgtgtgtcatccacaaactttattagcacattctcacttttttgtgccaagctcagtaataaaaagattaaataagattggtcccaaaaccgatccctgaggaactccactagtaacttccttccagcttgacagttcacctttcagtatgacccattgtagtctcccctttaaccagttctttatccacctttcaatacTAAATACTAGAGAGTGGGCTTTTATGCAATGAAGGACTAACTAAAGCTCTTGAAAGAGCTGTAAAAATGTATAGCTCCACTTAGCACTGTTCTCTTATACATCTCAAAGTGGAGAAAGGTTGAGTGTCTTGCCCAGGATCATGTCACAAGtcaagcctggtctacactggggggtgaggtggggctcgatctaagatacgcaacttcagctacgagaatagcgtagctgaagttgacgtttcttagattgacttacttcgcgtcctcgcggcgcgggattgactccgcttccgcctcttgccctggtggagttccagagtcgacggggagcgcg
The sequence above is a segment of the Trachemys scripta elegans isolate TJP31775 chromosome 11, CAS_Tse_1.0, whole genome shotgun sequence genome. Coding sequences within it:
- the FAM237A gene encoding protein FAM237A, coding for MDPGNRGRIHSVRLICSLLIMGVFCVTPFFCHSQNDPLALGRADPQCWEFSTAALLEMRKPRISDSVSGFWDFMIFLKSSENLKHGALFWDLAQLFWDIYVDCVLSRTHGLGRRQLAEAEQKITALHSQLTEQKQGTFSHNQRTRVLNKKELIEDLSIHVHKSGSALLRRVIGGLGIKRKQ